In a genomic window of Rhododendron vialii isolate Sample 1 chromosome 12a, ASM3025357v1:
- the LOC131311728 gene encoding transcription factor bHLH30-like, translated as MMCGKQEEEQGDYSQNIHNQQNYQEQFLVQQQHMQQQQQQQQQQQQNTASDAYIGDLYPFLPWTLPPVHSFNPAREPDPFLLPPQPYGGLLFNNRRSSQPPLQFSYDGLISESLGHVVQHPGSAPFGLQAELGKMTAQEIMDAKALAASKSHSEAERRRRERINNHLAKLRSLLPSTTKTDKASLLAEVIQHVKELKRQTSLIAETSPVPTECDELTVDTSDEDGRFVIKASLCCEDRSDLLPDLIKTLKALRLRTLKAEITTLGGRVRNVLFITGEEEEESNSGDNHQQQQQQYSISEIQEALKAVMEKTNGDDSPSGSVKRQRTNVNIIEHRSL; from the exons ATGATGTGTGGAAAACAGGAAGAAGAACAAGGGGACTACTCTCAAAACATCCACAACCAACAAAATTACCAAGAACAATTCCTAGTCCAACAACAACACatgcaacaacaacaacaacagcagcagcagcagcagcaaaacACTGCAAGTGATGCGTACATAGGTGATCTCTACCCGTTCCTACCATGGACCCTCCCTCCGGTCCACTCCTTCAACCCGGCCCGCGAACCCGACCCGTTCCTCCTCCCTCCTCAGCCCTACGGGGGTTTGCTGTTCAACAACAGGAGATCGTCTCAACCGCCTCTCCAGTTCTCGTACGACGGTCTGATATCAGAGTCGCTCGGCCACGTGGTTCAGCACCCCGGCTCGGCTCCGTTCGGGCTTCAGGCCGAGCTGGGTAAGATGACCGCTCAGGAAATCATGGATGCTAAGGCCCTTGCGGCTTCTAAGAGCCATAGCGAAGCCGAGCGGCGGCGTAGAGAGAGGATCAATAATCACCTTGCTAAGCTGCGCAGCTTGCTTCCAAGCACCACGAAA ACCGACAAAGCTTCATTGCTAGCAGAAGTGATCCAACACGTGAAGGAGCTGAAACGCCAAACCTCCCTCATTGCCGAGACGAGTCCTGTCCCCACCGAGTGCGACGAGCTAACTGTCGACACCTCTGACGAGGACGGAAGGTTTGTGATCAAAGCATCACTGTGTTGTGAAGACAGGTCTGATCTCCTGCCTGACCTAATAAAAACACTAAAAGCCCTGAGGCTTAGAACACTTAAAGCCGAGATCACGACGCTCGGCGGGCGCGTGAGGAATGTGCTTTTCATTActggggaagaagaagaagaatccaaCAGTGGGGACAATCAtcaacaacagcaacaacaataCTCGATAAGCGAAATTCAAGAAGCACTTAAAGCTGTGATGGAGAAAACAAATGGGGATGATTCTCCTTCTGGGAGTGTTAAGAGGCAAAGGACTAATGTGAATATCATTGAACACAGGTCTCTTTGA
- the LOC131311769 gene encoding lysine--tRNA ligase-like — translation MMNMIAEGAAARPFVTHHNDLNMKLYMQIAPELYLKELVVGGLDRVYEIGKQFRNEGIDLTHNHEFTTCMCSPLEAKGYKLGKKVSFK, via the exons ATGATGAACATGATTGCTGAGGGAGCAGCTGCCCGTCCTTTTGTGACCCACCACAATGACTTGAACATGAAGCTGTACATGCAGATTGCACCTGAACTATATCTTAAGGAGCTAGTTGTTGGTGGACTAGACCGTGTTTATGAGATAGGAAAACAATTTAGGAATGAAGGAATTGACTTGACACATAATCATGAGTTCACTACAT GTATGTGTTCGCCGTTGGAAGCAAAAGGATATAAACTTGGCAAAAAAGTAAGCTTCAAATAA